Proteins from a single region of Fibrobacter sp. UWB5:
- a CDS encoding nickel/cobalt transporter, with protein MKKSIVFLLVLLIAVAASAAVKKKRFDVGGASDAPAATEVTVKSVAPEVAAESAVVPEKPVEKSRSLYTVIAEEQKVLREKLTATISAMKSGDWNAIWKFLAICLVYGMLHALGPGHGKSIVVGYFIARRGRWRQGVALGAGITVTHTMSAVLLLLILYAIFKATVFSAFETGRIGIERASYALIMLTGVLLVVLAIRDVFKSHKGCGCCARMESAEGAVAESKLPPIARWREILGVAAVTGIVPCPAVALIVLFCLLNSMVALSLLGALVICIGMTITNVAFGIAAVAFRKGIDKGSAHTRIATKIYTVATLAGGVIIFISGLLLFTNQFAGRV; from the coding sequence ATGAAAAAGTCCATTGTGTTTTTGCTGGTTCTTTTGATAGCGGTGGCGGCTTCGGCGGCGGTCAAGAAAAAGCGTTTTGATGTGGGAGGCGCTTCGGATGCGCCGGCTGCGACGGAGGTGACTGTCAAATCGGTTGCGCCGGAGGTTGCTGCGGAATCTGCTGTAGTGCCTGAAAAACCGGTAGAAAAATCGCGGTCGCTTTATACGGTGATTGCGGAGGAGCAGAAGGTTCTTCGTGAAAAGTTGACGGCGACGATTTCGGCGATGAAAAGCGGCGATTGGAATGCCATCTGGAAGTTCCTTGCGATTTGCCTTGTGTACGGCATGTTGCATGCGCTTGGCCCCGGACATGGAAAGTCGATTGTGGTCGGATATTTTATTGCGCGTCGTGGTCGCTGGCGGCAGGGCGTTGCGCTTGGCGCAGGCATTACGGTGACGCACACGATGAGTGCTGTTCTCTTGCTGCTGATTCTGTATGCGATTTTCAAGGCGACGGTATTTTCGGCGTTTGAGACGGGGCGCATTGGAATCGAGCGGGCAAGCTATGCGCTGATTATGCTGACGGGTGTGTTGCTGGTGGTGCTAGCGATTCGTGATGTGTTCAAGTCGCACAAGGGCTGCGGATGTTGTGCTCGGATGGAGTCTGCGGAGGGGGCTGTTGCGGAGTCTAAATTGCCGCCGATTGCCCGCTGGCGTGAAATCTTGGGTGTTGCCGCCGTTACGGGAATTGTGCCTTGTCCGGCTGTGGCGTTGATTGTGCTTTTCTGCCTGCTGAATTCGATGGTGGCGCTTTCGCTCCTGGGTGCGCTTGTCATTTGCATCGGCATGACGATTACGAATGTGGCCTTCGGGATTGCGGCCGTGGCATTCCGCAAGGGAATCGACAAGGGGAGTGCCCACACCCGTATTGCGACAAAAATATACACCGTCGCGACTCTCGCAGGCGGTGTCATTATCTTTATTTCGGGACTGTTGCTGTTTACGAACCAGTTCGCGGGCCGCGTATAA
- a CDS encoding biopolymer transporter ExbD has product MAKRTRRIRPDMTPLIDCVFLLLVFFLVTSVFKQDESVLKLILPETQTETKRDTPEGLYIELSETELAFNGQRGTPDELREKAAAVQNKKSPVAIKIDKGTTYERIAVILDILQVQKLYNIQLINEMESAE; this is encoded by the coding sequence ATGGCCAAGCGCACCCGCCGAATCCGCCCCGACATGACGCCGCTCATCGACTGCGTCTTCTTGCTGCTGGTGTTCTTTCTGGTGACATCGGTATTCAAGCAAGACGAATCGGTGCTCAAGCTGATTCTGCCGGAAACACAGACCGAAACCAAGCGCGACACGCCCGAAGGCCTGTACATTGAGCTTTCCGAGACAGAACTCGCCTTTAACGGCCAACGTGGCACTCCCGACGAACTCCGCGAAAAAGCCGCTGCGGTGCAGAATAAGAAATCCCCTGTCGCCATCAAGATCGACAAGGGAACAACTTACGAGCGCATCGCCGTCATCCTTGATATTTTACAGGTGCAAAAACTGTACAATATCCAGCTGATTAACGAGATGGAAAGCGCGGAATAA
- a CDS encoding MotA/TolQ/ExbB proton channel family protein has product MNYILDFIQQGGVIAYVLVAMNFVGYSIIVWKIISLILFNRSIRKRLPSKILHRVVSHNTDHHIIMESIRTEIALAFSPLQKGMTTIENIASISPLLGLLGTVFGIFNAFSVIAVSGLSDAGAFATGIKLALITTVIGLVVAIPHVIAFNYLNASMESEQDNVENDVLLQLGRILKEKDHIRSQSADSANEDA; this is encoded by the coding sequence ATGAACTACATCTTAGATTTTATTCAACAGGGCGGCGTTATCGCCTACGTACTCGTGGCGATGAATTTCGTCGGTTATTCCATCATCGTATGGAAAATCATTTCGCTGATTCTCTTTAACAGGAGCATCCGCAAGCGCCTTCCGTCTAAAATTCTGCACCGCGTGGTGAGCCACAACACCGATCACCACATCATTATGGAAAGCATCCGCACCGAAATCGCACTCGCTTTCTCGCCGTTACAGAAGGGCATGACCACGATTGAAAACATCGCCAGCATTTCTCCGCTGCTGGGCCTTTTGGGAACCGTGTTCGGCATCTTCAACGCCTTCAGCGTCATCGCCGTTTCGGGCCTTTCTGATGCAGGCGCATTCGCCACAGGCATCAAACTCGCCCTTATTACGACGGTGATTGGTCTTGTAGTCGCCATTCCGCACGTCATCGCCTTCAACTACCTGAATGCCAGCATGGAATCGGAACAGGACAACGTTGAAAACGATGTACTTTTGCAGCTGGGCCGCATTCTCAAGGAAAAGGACCACATTCGTTCTCAGAGCGCCGATTCCGCAAACGAGGATGCATAA
- a CDS encoding FISUMP domain-containing protein translates to MIRFFVAVLVAASLSHAITSIPINGIKASATLPDIGQTTYRPENMVMKKHVHPFFQVWGAKYKNKPITLEFLVEAQRLDLITIYNGFLRDSSAYTNYSLAKTIKIYQNTTDNLIKVHTLAKPNWRGHKDPLADVIVFDKPLKNVFKIIIEIEDIYPGKLYQDVCIALIKFWGFTRLPHKPNFAQLTDVRDGQTYRTISVGDHIWMAQDLRYKTSGSRPFTDANRPNVKIPTDAGLEYPTADIEYNICPEGWRLPTQTEFTNLLTDLSPTASYDDLFSTAYRKPRYSIHQIGKLSGSQSYSTDAEVFFYPTNAYGMNFSTLTRRYYDSECTEETGETYAFGSYWTVDSKEIPLWPDENGNVEVKQLRHYRFGGTDYCEAMLCHEDYHFVRCIKDDGYTPPTYTNSESPDTGFTDSVNE, encoded by the coding sequence ATGATTCGTTTTTTTGTTGCCGTTCTTGTCGCTGCTTCGTTATCGCACGCAATCACCTCTATCCCGATTAACGGAATCAAGGCTTCAGCAACACTACCCGACATTGGCCAGACGACGTACAGACCCGAAAATATGGTCATGAAAAAACATGTGCACCCGTTTTTTCAAGTTTGGGGAGCCAAGTACAAAAACAAGCCCATAACCCTGGAATTCCTGGTAGAAGCCCAGCGACTTGACCTTATCACCATTTATAACGGTTTTTTGCGGGATTCTTCGGCTTACACGAATTACAGCCTAGCAAAGACCATCAAGATTTACCAGAACACCACCGACAACCTGATCAAGGTGCATACGCTCGCCAAGCCCAATTGGCGCGGGCACAAAGACCCCCTTGCCGACGTGATCGTGTTCGATAAACCGCTCAAGAACGTATTCAAGATTATCATTGAAATCGAGGACATTTACCCGGGCAAGCTCTACCAGGATGTATGCATCGCCTTGATCAAATTCTGGGGATTCACCCGCCTGCCGCACAAGCCCAACTTTGCGCAGCTGACCGACGTGCGCGACGGACAGACCTACAGAACCATCAGCGTGGGCGACCACATTTGGATGGCCCAGGATTTGCGCTACAAGACAAGCGGTAGCCGCCCATTTACCGATGCAAACAGGCCCAATGTAAAGATCCCGACGGATGCAGGCCTGGAATACCCCACCGCCGACATCGAATACAATATTTGCCCAGAAGGCTGGCGTCTCCCGACCCAGACAGAATTTACAAATCTGCTGACAGACCTTTCGCCTACGGCCTCTTACGACGACCTTTTTTCGACCGCCTACCGCAAGCCGCGCTATTCCATTCACCAAATTGGAAAACTGAGCGGTTCGCAGTCGTACTCTACCGACGCCGAAGTCTTTTTCTACCCCACGAACGCCTATGGCATGAACTTTTCGACGCTCACCCGCCGCTATTACGATAGCGAGTGCACCGAAGAAACCGGCGAGACTTACGCTTTTGGCTCTTACTGGACCGTAGATTCCAAGGAAATCCCGCTTTGGCCCGACGAAAACGGCAATGTAGAAGTCAAGCAACTCAGGCATTACCGCTTTGGCGGCACCGACTACTGCGAAGCGATGCTCTGCCACGAAGACTATCATTTTGTCCGCTGCATCAAGGACGACGGTTACACGCCGCCGACCTATACAAATTCAGAAAGCCCCGACACAGGCTTTACAGATTCCGTAAATGAATAA
- a CDS encoding DUF1007 family protein → MVGFVVMAEAHPHVFADVSIKALFSQDAFTGVQNRWTFDEVYSAAMVASADADGDGKITGKEANEIKKLVLDPLKQSGYFNYVTVESKFAPAQKIEGFSAAMKNGKLVLDFKVAYSIPATSDYTMLVIVVSDQTNYIQMTTDMENADVDAPDGLDVEFFPDEVRGLTLFRAFRSDTEGLFLRYKK, encoded by the coding sequence TTGGTCGGCTTTGTTGTCATGGCCGAGGCGCACCCGCACGTATTTGCCGACGTATCTATTAAGGCCTTGTTCAGTCAAGATGCCTTTACGGGGGTCCAGAATCGTTGGACCTTTGACGAGGTGTACAGTGCGGCGATGGTTGCCTCTGCTGATGCCGACGGTGATGGTAAAATCACGGGGAAAGAGGCCAACGAAATAAAAAAACTCGTGCTTGACCCTTTGAAGCAAAGCGGCTATTTTAACTATGTGACGGTTGAAAGTAAGTTTGCTCCGGCACAGAAAATCGAAGGGTTTTCGGCGGCTATGAAAAATGGGAAACTGGTGCTTGATTTTAAGGTAGCTTATTCTATTCCGGCAACATCAGATTACACGATGCTTGTGATTGTGGTCAGTGATCAGACGAATTATATCCAGATGACGACCGATATGGAAAATGCGGATGTCGATGCTCCTGATGGGCTGGATGTAGAGTTTTTCCCTGACGAGGTTCGCGGGCTCACGTTATTCCGTGCTTTCAGAAGCGATACGGAAGGTCTTTTTTTAAGGTATAAGAAGTGA